In a genomic window of Occallatibacter riparius:
- a CDS encoding O-antigen ligase family protein, with product MQPRLIERLFVVVFLLYNMGVLIALMRPYEAETDPSAIAAPVHVTDVVIQAVIQLWGAGLVISRGRQIMKALRTTWPLLALVSFAVMSTAWSSRPDLTFRRSSLLFVSMLLAVYIGERFSIEEQVRLISLTFCVMIVAILILRVAASGYVVDYVSHPGAWKGLSGYKNAFGQYMGTAALLFIVSRFKKMQWARYVFLAAALAMLLFAQSAASVLCFLLMLPLIPLWRSTRISGKQRLPVFTGIAVAMFTGVYVFMTHAGRVFEALGRNSNMSGRSDLWAYVWAAALKRPVLGYGYDTFWAGLGEALEVRMGIGWMAQRSDNGYLDFMLGLGGVGVILLLCLWFFSFKKAMTYLQLEQRPFAVWPITYMAFYVLHNLSESTLLARGGLPDLLFMATAVSLAVNHQAPAEVPSAYANDRSASLVRRLPVDASYHPGVHSVGRIPVRVYGSNSID from the coding sequence GTGCAGCCACGCTTGATAGAGCGGCTGTTTGTTGTGGTGTTCCTGCTCTACAACATGGGTGTGCTCATTGCACTCATGCGGCCCTATGAGGCCGAGACAGATCCATCAGCAATTGCTGCACCGGTGCATGTTACCGATGTTGTTATCCAGGCTGTTATACAGCTGTGGGGTGCAGGGCTGGTTATTAGCCGCGGCCGGCAGATCATGAAGGCTCTGCGGACGACGTGGCCGTTGCTGGCTCTGGTTAGTTTCGCGGTGATGTCAACGGCGTGGAGTTCACGGCCAGATCTGACCTTCCGGCGAAGTTCTCTGTTGTTCGTATCGATGCTGCTGGCGGTGTACATAGGAGAACGGTTCTCGATTGAGGAGCAGGTGCGGCTCATCTCTCTGACGTTCTGCGTGATGATCGTCGCGATTTTGATACTGAGGGTGGCGGCGTCGGGTTATGTAGTCGATTATGTGTCTCACCCAGGCGCGTGGAAGGGGCTGTCGGGCTACAAGAATGCTTTCGGCCAATACATGGGGACGGCAGCTCTGTTGTTTATTGTGTCGCGCTTCAAAAAGATGCAGTGGGCGCGCTACGTGTTCCTGGCTGCGGCGCTGGCCATGCTGCTGTTCGCTCAGTCAGCGGCGTCAGTGTTGTGCTTCCTGTTGATGTTGCCTTTGATCCCGCTGTGGCGATCGACTCGCATATCGGGGAAGCAGCGCTTACCCGTTTTCACTGGTATCGCGGTTGCGATGTTCACGGGCGTTTACGTCTTCATGACACACGCCGGCCGAGTCTTCGAGGCGTTGGGTCGCAATTCAAACATGAGCGGCCGCAGCGATTTGTGGGCCTATGTGTGGGCAGCCGCTCTAAAGCGGCCGGTACTGGGGTACGGTTACGACACATTCTGGGCGGGACTTGGAGAAGCGCTGGAAGTGCGGATGGGAATCGGGTGGATGGCACAACGGTCGGACAACGGCTACCTCGATTTCATGCTCGGCCTGGGAGGAGTCGGAGTGATTCTCCTCCTGTGTCTGTGGTTCTTTTCGTTCAAGAAGGCGATGACGTATCTGCAGCTCGAGCAGCGGCCATTCGCGGTATGGCCGATCACGTACATGGCGTTTTACGTGCTGCATAACCTCTCTGAAAGCACGTTGCTGGCGAGAGGTGGACTTCCCGATCTTCTCTTTATGGCCACGGCTGTATCCCTAGCGGTCAATCATCAGGCGCCGGCAGAAGTGCCCAGTGCTTACGCAAACGATCGGAGTGCCAGCTTGGTAAGACGGCTGCCTGTGGATGCCTCGTATCATCCGGGTGTGCATTCCGTCGGCCGGATTCCGGTGCGTGTATATGGAAGTAATTCAATCGACTAG
- a CDS encoding acyltransferase: protein MNVIDQYLCIAPDVKLGRDVKLSKFINLYGCEIGDETKVGAFVEIQKNATVGKRCKISSHSFICEGVTIEDGVFIGHGVVFINDSYPRSTTDGKLQTEADWKVEPTIVKEGASIGSGATILSKVTIGENAIVGAGSVVTRDVPADTIVAGNPARVRRYLRRAEAPGGTNE, encoded by the coding sequence ATGAATGTTATAGATCAATATCTCTGCATAGCTCCCGATGTGAAACTCGGGCGCGATGTCAAGCTTTCGAAGTTTATCAACCTCTACGGATGCGAGATCGGTGACGAGACAAAGGTCGGCGCGTTCGTGGAGATTCAAAAGAACGCAACGGTCGGGAAACGCTGCAAGATCTCGAGTCATAGCTTTATTTGCGAGGGCGTGACGATTGAGGATGGCGTGTTCATCGGTCACGGAGTCGTCTTCATCAACGATTCCTATCCCCGCTCCACGACTGACGGCAAGCTTCAGACGGAAGCCGACTGGAAAGTGGAACCAACGATCGTGAAGGAAGGGGCCTCGATCGGATCGGGTGCGACGATTCTCTCAAAGGTCACCATAGGAGAGAACGCGATTGTAGGGGCAGGCAGTGTGGTTACGAGAGATGTGCCGGCCGACACGATCGTCGCCGGAAATCCAGCAAGAGTTCGTCGATATCTTCGCCGCGCTGAGGCGCCAGGGGGCACAAATGAATAG
- a CDS encoding lipopolysaccharide biosynthesis protein, with product MTDSNVQNPIRKYLNRAFSSRIMKNASWMLCGQGVQLVGRMGYFVIIARALGPTAYGTFVACTALAATVAPFASCGTGNVLIKYVAKDSGVLRRYFGTTLLTTVFCGLLLTLLLLALRAFVLPPTATVGMVIAIVIADVFANEVIGLCMYAFLALEQGRRYSYLATVTTGVRLLAALVLLVVTPTATHWAYLYALSAAVAATIGLITICMLCGLPKFEFRSVVPAVKEGIHFATALSSQSIYNDIDKTMLARIASPAAAAIYAVAYRFIEPAILPIRSLGAASFPEFFRRGERGVRETLNLAISILRRSTLYGIAMAVGLFLGASLIPLVLGQAYAESTIALRWLCLLPAFKCVHIFLSDALTGANFQWQTSSAQLSVCVFNILVNLWIIRAFAWRGAAWSSLMTDGLLIVLLYLIIRWHLGRERRNPPAPATVAELGLTNS from the coding sequence ATGACAGATAGCAACGTGCAGAACCCAATTCGTAAGTATCTCAACCGGGCGTTCAGTTCGCGCATCATGAAGAACGCGAGCTGGATGTTGTGCGGACAAGGCGTGCAGCTCGTCGGCCGGATGGGGTACTTCGTCATCATCGCCCGGGCGCTTGGGCCCACCGCGTATGGCACCTTTGTTGCGTGTACGGCGCTGGCTGCGACGGTAGCACCCTTCGCTTCATGCGGCACCGGAAATGTGTTGATCAAGTATGTGGCCAAGGACAGCGGAGTATTGCGGAGGTATTTCGGAACCACCCTACTGACGACGGTGTTCTGTGGTTTGTTGTTGACCCTTCTTCTTCTTGCTCTTCGGGCGTTTGTGCTTCCACCGACCGCCACCGTGGGTATGGTCATTGCGATCGTCATTGCGGATGTGTTCGCAAATGAGGTGATCGGACTATGCATGTACGCGTTCCTGGCTCTCGAGCAGGGAAGGCGCTATTCCTACCTGGCGACAGTTACGACAGGGGTGCGTCTGCTGGCGGCGTTGGTCCTGCTGGTAGTGACTCCGACGGCGACCCATTGGGCCTACTTGTATGCGCTATCGGCGGCTGTGGCCGCCACGATCGGCCTGATCACAATTTGCATGTTGTGCGGGCTTCCCAAGTTCGAGTTTCGCAGCGTGGTTCCCGCAGTGAAGGAAGGGATTCATTTTGCGACTGCTCTCAGTTCGCAGTCCATTTACAACGACATCGACAAGACGATGCTGGCACGGATCGCTTCGCCGGCTGCGGCTGCCATCTACGCCGTCGCATATAGATTCATTGAACCGGCGATCCTTCCAATCAGGTCACTGGGTGCTGCGAGTTTTCCAGAGTTCTTCCGCCGCGGAGAAAGGGGAGTGAGAGAGACGCTGAACCTGGCGATCAGCATCCTTCGCCGCTCCACTCTGTACGGGATTGCGATGGCGGTCGGTCTGTTCCTGGGGGCTTCGCTGATCCCCCTTGTGCTGGGACAGGCGTACGCGGAGAGTACGATCGCATTACGCTGGCTTTGCCTGCTGCCGGCATTCAAGTGCGTCCACATATTCCTTTCGGATGCGTTGACAGGCGCCAACTTCCAGTGGCAAACCTCATCGGCACAGCTTTCGGTTTGTGTGTTCAACATCCTGGTGAATCTCTGGATTATTCGAGCCTTCGCCTGGAGAGGTGCAGCGTGGTCGAGTCTGATGACAGACGGATTGCTGATTGTGCTGCTGTACCTCATCATTCGCTGGCACCTTGGGCGAGAACGCCGGAATCCTCCAGCACCGGCTACTGTTGCCGAACTCGGACTTACGAACAGCTAA
- a CDS encoding DegT/DnrJ/EryC1/StrS family aminotransferase, whose product MNREIPFLDLVTPHRELQEEFVEVLRKALNSAAFIGGTELEAFEREFATFTGATNCVGVANGTDALRFALMALGVQAGDAVITVANTFIATAEAISQSGARPYFVDIDERTYNMSAAKVREFITTKCHRDASGNVVTSDLGLRVKAVIPVHLYGQMADMDPILAVAEEFGLLVVEDACQAHGAEYFSVKQNAWLRAGSIGHAAAFSFYPGKNLGACGEAGAVTTNSEDVARKIRIIRDHGQAQKYYHDVEGYNGRLDAIQAGFLRVKLRNLAQGNLQRRAAAKRYNELLAETNADVVLPFELVHSKAVYHLYVIRVRNRDEFRERMAEAKVGTAIHYPVPLHLQKAYKHLGYSVGDFPITEAVSAEIVSLPMFPHITEAQIRAVVNHAASVLEGSAAVETLQPVAVS is encoded by the coding sequence ATGAATAGAGAGATTCCGTTTCTTGATCTAGTAACGCCACATCGCGAACTGCAGGAAGAGTTCGTTGAGGTTCTGCGCAAGGCGCTCAATTCGGCGGCATTCATTGGCGGGACTGAACTGGAGGCGTTCGAGCGGGAGTTCGCGACGTTCACAGGGGCGACGAATTGCGTCGGAGTGGCGAACGGAACGGACGCACTGCGGTTCGCTCTAATGGCATTGGGTGTGCAAGCGGGCGACGCAGTCATCACGGTGGCCAACACCTTTATTGCGACTGCGGAAGCGATTTCGCAGTCCGGTGCGCGCCCGTATTTTGTCGATATTGACGAGCGCACGTACAACATGTCCGCGGCCAAGGTGAGGGAGTTTATCACGACGAAGTGCCACCGTGACGCTTCTGGGAATGTAGTGACCTCGGATCTAGGTTTGCGCGTGAAGGCTGTTATTCCGGTTCACTTGTACGGACAAATGGCTGACATGGATCCGATCCTGGCGGTTGCCGAAGAGTTTGGACTCCTTGTGGTTGAGGATGCATGTCAGGCGCACGGCGCCGAGTATTTCTCGGTGAAGCAGAACGCATGGCTGCGCGCTGGCTCAATCGGGCACGCGGCGGCCTTTAGCTTCTATCCGGGGAAGAATCTCGGAGCGTGTGGAGAGGCGGGAGCCGTAACCACCAACAGCGAGGATGTTGCGCGCAAGATTCGGATCATCCGGGACCACGGGCAAGCGCAGAAGTACTACCACGACGTCGAGGGCTACAACGGTCGACTCGATGCGATCCAGGCGGGATTTCTGCGTGTGAAGCTAAGGAACCTGGCGCAGGGGAATCTGCAACGGCGTGCGGCGGCGAAGCGGTACAACGAACTTCTTGCCGAGACGAACGCTGACGTGGTGCTGCCCTTCGAGCTGGTGCACTCGAAGGCTGTTTACCATCTGTACGTCATTCGTGTGCGCAATCGCGATGAGTTCCGGGAGCGGATGGCTGAGGCAAAGGTAGGAACCGCGATCCACTATCCCGTTCCACTGCATCTGCAGAAGGCGTACAAACATCTGGGGTACAGCGTTGGCGATTTCCCGATCACTGAAGCCGTTTCCGCGGAGATCGTATCGCTGCCGATGTTCCCACACATTACGGAGGCTCAGATTAGGGCCGTTGTAAACCATGCCGCCTCTGTACTGGAAGGAAGCGCGGCGGTCGAAACTCTGCAGCCTGTCGCAGTCAGCTAG
- a CDS encoding GumC family protein: MSRIHEPRGNVLPEEPMPPASRLLPQQVGLSPATFAASEEPKAAASFDIFEPLRVIWRRRLCLYISIPAVFILAVATSFLMPAKYTATSRLQLVTQQTGQLSVGDPTSANAAVFDSFATLQTDVTLMESDSLALQVIKELNLADTKEFAFKPRLNTAEARRQMALPLEQSPLKRAEILAKYKKGLKVDILPGARLISVSYSSSNPEMAAAIVNKLVNDFVDYDIRGRYDATIRATTFLRRQLVELKSEVETSQQRVVDLQKESGMFSADKGQTIVESGLEQLNKDVITAEGNRVTKQAIYNMARTGDVEAMANLVGTSGVGGGAQQPQNWTPLITHLKQQMDDLNVQYAQAATEYGSAHPKLIELKEKKQALEATIQSELANITKSAKSDYELALSQEQATRRKMVEQEALASQMNDRAIAYNIAKNEADSSRTLYEALLQKLKEAEVLAGLRSSGLNVVDPAAVPGSPAKPALRVFMAGGLAGGIVIGILLAFLLESTDHRLRTLLEIETAAQGPLLGVIPQDQLSRASQASRVLKAYGTSSATRLLPAAVDEPEEEAHDIAEAFRWVRTSLVMRGGGGIPRTLMIASASANEGKSFTALNLAGVLTENRNKVLLVDADLRRANLSRILNRESEIGLSETLRGVTVGSPMVQIESIAGLTFLPAGAILKSPAELLSSTKMLRLLEEWRRDFNYVVIDTPPLLPVVDALVLSRRVDSVIVVARSAFTQRASISRAIRLLKNAGVTYSVLANDVETRSQEYTQFYGRYEATAR, encoded by the coding sequence ATGAGCCGCATTCACGAACCGAGGGGAAACGTGCTGCCGGAGGAACCCATGCCGCCGGCAAGCCGACTGTTGCCTCAGCAGGTTGGCCTATCACCAGCGACCTTCGCTGCAAGCGAAGAGCCTAAAGCTGCCGCGTCTTTTGATATCTTCGAACCGCTCCGGGTCATCTGGAGGCGGAGGCTGTGTCTCTATATATCGATTCCAGCTGTTTTCATCCTGGCGGTTGCCACCTCATTCTTGATGCCTGCCAAATACACGGCGACATCCAGACTTCAGTTGGTGACCCAACAGACAGGGCAGCTGTCAGTTGGCGATCCAACGTCGGCTAATGCAGCGGTGTTCGACTCCTTTGCGACGCTCCAAACAGACGTCACCCTTATGGAGTCGGACTCGCTTGCGCTGCAGGTTATAAAGGAGCTGAACCTTGCGGACACAAAAGAGTTTGCCTTCAAGCCTCGGCTGAACACGGCGGAAGCGCGGAGGCAGATGGCACTGCCGCTGGAGCAGTCGCCTCTGAAGCGAGCCGAAATTCTGGCCAAGTACAAAAAGGGTTTGAAAGTCGACATTCTGCCGGGCGCTCGCCTGATCTCCGTGAGCTATTCGAGTTCGAATCCGGAGATGGCGGCCGCAATCGTAAACAAGCTGGTTAATGACTTCGTCGATTACGATATCCGGGGCCGCTACGACGCAACGATCAGAGCTACAACATTTCTCCGCCGTCAGTTGGTTGAACTGAAGTCTGAGGTGGAAACATCGCAGCAGCGGGTCGTCGATCTCCAGAAAGAATCTGGAATGTTCAGCGCGGATAAAGGCCAGACCATCGTTGAGAGCGGGCTGGAGCAGCTGAACAAAGACGTGATCACGGCGGAAGGGAACCGTGTCACAAAGCAGGCAATCTATAACATGGCGCGCACAGGTGACGTGGAAGCCATGGCCAACCTGGTGGGGACGTCTGGGGTAGGTGGTGGTGCTCAGCAGCCGCAGAACTGGACTCCGTTGATCACACATCTCAAGCAACAGATGGACGATTTGAATGTGCAGTATGCGCAGGCGGCTACTGAATACGGATCGGCGCACCCGAAGCTGATTGAGCTAAAGGAGAAGAAGCAGGCTCTGGAGGCAACGATTCAGTCGGAACTTGCAAATATCACCAAGAGCGCCAAGAGCGACTACGAGCTTGCCCTTTCTCAGGAACAGGCTACGAGAAGAAAGATGGTTGAGCAAGAAGCGCTCGCTTCGCAGATGAACGATCGGGCCATTGCTTACAACATCGCCAAGAATGAAGCAGACTCGAGCCGAACGCTTTATGAGGCTCTTCTGCAGAAGCTCAAGGAAGCTGAAGTGCTGGCAGGCTTGCGTTCAAGCGGCTTGAACGTGGTGGATCCAGCCGCTGTACCCGGGAGTCCTGCCAAGCCCGCACTCCGCGTCTTTATGGCAGGGGGTTTAGCAGGCGGGATCGTCATCGGTATTCTCCTGGCCTTTCTGCTGGAGTCGACCGACCACAGACTTCGTACTCTGCTGGAAATCGAAACTGCAGCGCAGGGTCCTCTTCTGGGCGTTATTCCTCAGGATCAACTATCACGGGCTTCTCAAGCCAGTCGAGTGCTGAAGGCGTACGGAACGAGCAGTGCTACGCGCCTGCTGCCGGCTGCCGTGGATGAGCCTGAGGAGGAAGCACATGATATAGCGGAGGCGTTCCGCTGGGTGCGTACGTCGCTGGTGATGCGTGGCGGGGGTGGTATTCCGCGGACGCTGATGATCGCGAGTGCGAGCGCGAACGAGGGAAAGAGCTTTACCGCCTTAAACCTTGCCGGCGTTCTTACCGAGAATCGCAATAAGGTGCTGCTGGTCGATGCCGATCTTCGGCGCGCAAACCTCAGCAGGATTCTGAACCGAGAATCTGAGATCGGTCTAAGTGAGACGCTGCGGGGAGTTACTGTTGGCTCTCCCATGGTGCAGATCGAATCGATCGCCGGGTTGACGTTCCTGCCCGCGGGAGCGATCTTGAAGTCGCCAGCGGAGCTACTCTCATCGACGAAGATGCTCAGGCTTTTGGAGGAATGGCGCCGTGATTTCAACTACGTGGTTATCGACACGCCGCCGTTGCTGCCCGTTGTTGATGCGCTTGTGCTTTCGCGGCGCGTGGACAGCGTGATTGTTGTAGCGAGATCCGCGTTTACCCAGCGGGCCTCGATTTCACGGGCCATCCGCCTGCTGAAGAACGCGGGCGTTACCTACAGTGTCTTAGCAAATGATGTTGAAACCCGCTCGCAGGAGTACACGCAGTTCTACGGGCGCTACGAGGCTACGGCGCGATAA
- a CDS encoding glycosyltransferase family 4 protein gives MKILHVIPDFPFPPDNGARADVWSRLVAMKSLGYSVDVLVMAQKRTPSPEQISAVRDVVDSLHFIEPKPRYKCIVTRLPTYIARSASLIEHRLTSEYDVTLMEAEHTFAITQNPTLRTKRTVVRVHNDEIAWLREAMKLEESTLRKQILRLELARLKPFVRHVHQRVDQLWFISEFEWQAFATSHPDLKHKTAWLPPSLQISQTHRRIDPDNKRVLFVGNLYTSLNRDALRWYLEHVHPVLLNIPGYEFIIAGSTHGREVASRFADHLKSFERCVVHMDMPDPTELYDDCTIFVNPMQAGAGVKMKSIHAIERRIPVVSTSVGNEGTGFQSGEHLKIADTAEEFTSAIRKLLNDRSLREVQAERAYDHLLTRYDAAKNISQLADGLELLQHDANSLPGGQTLGDRGRCLSAS, from the coding sequence ATGAAGATTCTCCACGTGATTCCGGATTTCCCTTTCCCGCCCGACAACGGCGCCCGTGCTGATGTGTGGTCCCGCTTAGTCGCTATGAAGTCGTTGGGCTACTCTGTCGACGTTCTGGTCATGGCTCAAAAGCGAACGCCTTCGCCTGAGCAGATATCGGCGGTGCGCGACGTTGTTGACTCCTTGCACTTTATTGAGCCTAAACCACGGTATAAGTGCATCGTGACGCGGCTTCCGACCTATATCGCTAGAAGCGCATCTCTTATTGAGCATCGACTTACGTCGGAGTATGACGTTACTCTCATGGAAGCGGAACATACCTTCGCGATTACCCAGAATCCAACACTCCGAACCAAACGAACGGTAGTTCGGGTGCACAACGACGAGATCGCGTGGCTCCGGGAAGCGATGAAACTGGAGGAGAGTACGCTCAGAAAGCAGATTCTCCGGCTAGAGCTAGCCCGCCTCAAACCATTCGTCCGGCACGTACACCAAAGAGTGGACCAGTTGTGGTTCATTTCCGAGTTTGAATGGCAGGCGTTTGCAACAAGCCATCCTGACCTGAAGCACAAAACGGCCTGGCTGCCGCCATCACTGCAGATAAGCCAGACCCACCGACGGATCGATCCTGACAATAAGCGGGTGCTCTTCGTTGGCAACCTGTATACCTCGCTGAACCGTGACGCACTCAGATGGTATCTGGAGCACGTGCATCCTGTGCTTCTTAATATTCCGGGTTACGAGTTCATAATCGCGGGTAGTACGCACGGCCGCGAAGTGGCCAGCCGGTTTGCGGATCACTTGAAGAGCTTCGAGCGCTGCGTGGTTCACATGGATATGCCCGATCCGACGGAGTTGTATGACGACTGCACCATCTTCGTCAATCCGATGCAGGCGGGAGCGGGAGTGAAGATGAAGAGTATCCACGCGATAGAGCGCCGCATTCCGGTGGTCTCCACATCGGTGGGTAATGAGGGCACCGGCTTCCAGAGTGGCGAGCACCTGAAGATTGCCGACACTGCAGAGGAATTCACGTCTGCGATTAGGAAGCTGTTGAACGACCGCTCACTACGGGAAGTGCAAGCCGAGCGAGCCTACGACCACCTCCTGACGCGGTATGACGCAGCTAAGAACATTAGTCAACTAGCCGACGGTTTGGAGTTATTGCAGCATGATGCGAATTCCTTGCCCGGAGGTCAGACCTTAGGGGACAGAGGTCGATGCCTCTCGGCCTCTTAG
- a CDS encoding Gfo/Idh/MocA family protein, protein MIKFGVIGYGYWGPNVARNCHIPDKCELVAISDRSSASLKRASQAHPHVQLSTDYNDVLNAPGIDAVAIVTPVWTHYEIAKAALMNGKHVFVEKPFTASVAEAEELISLASSRNLQIMVDHTFLFTGAVKKMRQLVDDGTLGKLYYYDSTRVNLGLFRHDIDVIWDLAPHDLSIMDYLIQKEPEALVATGERHLNGHADVAYITIYFPENVIAHINVNWLSPVKVRTTLLGGEKKMLVWNDLDADEKIKVYDKGVAITNGSGVYDLLVSYRSGDMWCPKIDQTEALRSEVEYFVDCINNNVTPINDGIAGLRVVKLLESAAMSLKERGSIVRFNRTGQFPTPANLGPIGMVDTVASAVAPGIVPVIS, encoded by the coding sequence GTGATCAAGTTTGGCGTAATAGGCTATGGATATTGGGGCCCCAACGTGGCTCGCAACTGTCACATACCCGACAAGTGTGAACTCGTTGCGATCAGCGATCGCAGCTCAGCCAGCCTGAAGAGGGCGAGCCAGGCTCATCCACATGTTCAGCTGAGCACCGACTACAACGACGTGCTGAATGCTCCTGGCATCGACGCCGTCGCCATTGTTACGCCGGTCTGGACGCATTATGAGATCGCGAAGGCAGCCTTGATGAACGGCAAGCACGTGTTCGTCGAAAAGCCTTTCACTGCGTCTGTTGCCGAAGCAGAGGAACTGATCAGCCTCGCCAGCTCCCGCAACCTTCAGATCATGGTGGATCACACGTTCCTCTTCACTGGCGCAGTGAAGAAGATGCGGCAGCTGGTGGATGACGGAACGTTGGGGAAACTGTATTACTACGATTCGACCCGAGTGAATCTGGGACTGTTCCGCCATGACATCGATGTGATCTGGGATCTGGCTCCCCATGACTTGTCGATCATGGATTATCTGATTCAGAAAGAGCCCGAAGCTCTTGTTGCCACAGGCGAACGTCATCTGAACGGCCACGCCGACGTTGCATACATTACCATTTATTTCCCTGAGAACGTCATTGCGCATATCAACGTTAACTGGCTGTCGCCGGTTAAGGTTCGCACTACGCTTCTTGGCGGAGAAAAGAAGATGCTGGTGTGGAACGATCTGGATGCAGACGAGAAGATAAAGGTCTATGACAAGGGCGTGGCTATCACGAACGGCAGCGGCGTGTATGACCTCCTGGTTAGCTACAGGTCGGGTGATATGTGGTGCCCGAAGATCGATCAGACCGAGGCGCTGAGGTCCGAAGTCGAGTATTTCGTGGACTGCATCAACAACAATGTCACACCGATCAATGATGGCATTGCCGGCCTTCGGGTAGTCAAGCTTCTGGAGTCTGCTGCGATGTCATTGAAGGAGCGCGGCAGCATCGTGCGCTTCAATCGGACAGGGCAATTCCCAACGCCGGCCAACCTGGGCCCGATCGGTATGGTCGACACGGTGGCGAGCGCGGTTGCTCCAGGGATCGTTCCAGTCATCTCGTAA
- a CDS encoding polysaccharide biosynthesis/export family protein: MLKMFCPLVLCIASLWAQTPATTPDAHAEAPAGGASLQTISPGDLVQIAVFGHPELSQQVRVGNDGKAHLSLLGEVALGGVTETEAAALLEGQLRDRNVLVRPSVTVAIQESATQNVSVIGEVQHPGTFPISGSRPLLDVLSLAGGLTLTADAHLNIKRHSGETVTVALQGVESGKLSSVDAVVYPGDSVVVPRAGMVYVLGDVGRPGGFVMQNSGKISLLQVMAQAGGVLPTAQASHVRVLRKDNGNYAVFATLDLGKITSGRESDVELQASDILFVPNSRVKSAFRTTGSIVNTISSAAIYSMLN, from the coding sequence ATGTTGAAGATGTTTTGTCCGCTCGTACTTTGCATTGCTTCTCTCTGGGCCCAAACGCCAGCTACAACTCCGGATGCTCATGCTGAGGCGCCTGCAGGCGGGGCAAGTCTGCAGACGATCTCACCGGGCGATCTGGTGCAGATTGCGGTGTTCGGGCATCCGGAGTTGTCGCAGCAGGTTCGGGTGGGAAACGACGGCAAAGCGCACCTCTCTTTGCTGGGAGAGGTGGCCCTGGGCGGGGTGACGGAGACAGAAGCAGCGGCGCTGCTTGAGGGGCAACTTCGTGATCGTAATGTTCTCGTCCGCCCAAGCGTGACCGTAGCAATTCAAGAATCGGCCACTCAGAACGTATCGGTAATTGGCGAAGTGCAGCATCCTGGTACTTTTCCGATCTCGGGATCACGCCCCCTGCTTGATGTATTGTCGCTGGCGGGTGGGCTGACACTAACTGCTGATGCGCACCTCAATATAAAGAGGCACTCCGGAGAAACGGTTACGGTTGCGCTACAGGGAGTGGAGTCAGGGAAATTGTCGTCTGTGGACGCCGTTGTTTACCCGGGAGACTCCGTGGTGGTGCCTCGGGCGGGCATGGTGTATGTTCTCGGAGACGTGGGCCGGCCAGGCGGATTCGTGATGCAGAACAGCGGCAAGATCTCTCTGCTTCAGGTGATGGCTCAAGCTGGAGGCGTGCTTCCTACCGCGCAGGCGAGTCATGTGAGGGTGCTGCGCAAGGACAATGGGAACTATGCGGTTTTTGCGACACTCGACCTGGGAAAGATAACCAGTGGTCGTGAGTCAGATGTTGAACTGCAGGCGAGCGACATTCTGTTCGTGCCCAACAGCCGAGTGAAGAGTGCGTTCCGGACTACCGGAAGCATCGTGAATACCATTTCGTCTGCAGCGATCTATAGCATGTTGAACTAG